One region of Carbonactinospora thermoautotrophica genomic DNA includes:
- a CDS encoding NADH:ubiquinone reductase (Na(+)-transporting) subunit F has protein sequence MPATYRVTVEPLGQQVDCREDQPILDACLRAGIWLPHACTHGTCGTCKVEILDGEVDHGDASTFALMDFERDEGKTLLCCARPRSDVTIEGDVEVEEGVTTYPVRDFVGTVAAVEDCATDTRRLLIDLDHDIAFNPGQYVSLEVPGTGVSRTYSMANPPAESRRIELHIRRTPGGLASDGWIFKTLAPGDTVRLSGPYGRFFWRPARTEPAICIAGGTGLAPIKAMIRHVLETGADREIILYHGGRTAAHMYDVDYFRALEEAHPDRFRYRPCLSDEQAAGYQTGLVTDVLAAEMDTCRGHVAYVCGPPPMVEAALRTLMAKRLFPRDIYREDFYDASDKAAANVRSPLLKR, from the coding sequence ATGCCGGCGACGTACCGGGTGACCGTCGAGCCGCTCGGACAACAGGTCGACTGTCGCGAGGACCAGCCCATCCTGGATGCCTGCCTGCGCGCCGGGATCTGGCTGCCGCATGCCTGCACACACGGCACCTGCGGCACCTGCAAGGTGGAGATCCTCGACGGCGAGGTCGACCACGGCGACGCTTCGACGTTCGCCCTGATGGACTTCGAACGCGATGAGGGCAAGACCCTGCTCTGCTGCGCGCGGCCCCGCTCCGACGTGACCATCGAGGGCGACGTCGAGGTCGAGGAGGGCGTCACCACCTATCCGGTGCGCGACTTCGTCGGCACGGTCGCCGCGGTCGAGGACTGCGCCACCGACACCCGCCGGCTGCTCATCGACCTCGACCACGACATCGCGTTCAACCCCGGCCAGTACGTGTCCCTCGAGGTGCCCGGCACGGGGGTGAGCCGCACGTACTCGATGGCCAACCCCCCGGCCGAATCCCGCCGCATCGAGTTGCACATCCGCCGCACCCCCGGCGGGCTGGCCAGCGACGGCTGGATCTTCAAGACCCTGGCGCCGGGGGACACGGTCCGCCTCTCCGGCCCGTACGGCCGTTTCTTCTGGCGCCCCGCCCGCACCGAGCCGGCCATCTGCATCGCCGGCGGCACGGGGCTGGCGCCGATCAAGGCCATGATCCGGCACGTGCTGGAAACCGGCGCCGACCGCGAGATCATCCTCTACCATGGCGGGCGCACCGCGGCCCACATGTACGACGTCGACTACTTCCGCGCGCTGGAGGAAGCCCATCCCGACCGGTTCCGCTACCGGCCGTGCCTGTCCGATGAGCAGGCGGCCGGGTACCAGACCGGGCTGGTCACCGACGTGCTGGCCGCCGAGATGGACACCTGCCGCGGCCACGTCGCCTACGTGTGCGGCCCGCCGCCCATGGTGGAGGCCGCGCTGCGCACCCTCATGGCCAAGCGGCTGTTCCCCCGGGACATCTACCGGGAGGACTTCTACGACGCCTCGGACAAGGCCGCCGCGAACGTGCGCAGCCCCCTGCTCAAGCGGTGA
- a CDS encoding MmoB/DmpM family protein, which translates to MTATPAQQRPRTVGVDLQQNSEDTRAIVAAIERDNPEAVVRHMPGLVKIQTPGRLVVRRETVEELLGRPWETHEFQLAIVTYYGHVDEWDDDEIVIKWSH; encoded by the coding sequence ATGACCGCCACCCCTGCCCAGCAGCGTCCCCGCACGGTCGGGGTGGACCTGCAGCAGAACAGCGAGGACACCCGGGCCATCGTCGCGGCCATCGAGCGGGACAACCCCGAAGCCGTCGTCCGTCACATGCCGGGCCTGGTGAAGATCCAGACACCCGGGCGGCTCGTGGTCCGGCGCGAGACGGTCGAGGAGCTGCTCGGCCGGCCGTGGGAGACGCACGAGTTCCAGCTCGCCATCGTCACCTACTACGGCCACGTCGACGAGTGGGACGACGACGAGATCGTCATCAAGTGGAGTCACTGA
- a CDS encoding YHS domain-containing protein, protein MAKKLPLKQRYAALTRDVHWEPSYVDPEKVFPYTSFEGIKIHDWSKWEDPFRLTVDAYHKYQAEKDKRLYAVLDGFAQSQGHLTLSDARYLNAMKLFIQGVTPLEYAAHRHFAFLARYLNGAGPRFAALCQSIDELRHTQTEIHTLSIYNKYYPGFHNWNRMHDRVWYLSVPKSFFDDAISAGPFEFLIAISFSFEYLLTNLLFVPFMSGASFNGDLPSMTFGFSAQSDESRHMTLGLEAIKFLLEQDEGNVPIIQDWIDKWFWRGYRVAALVAAMTDYMLPKKFMSWKEAFELYFEEQMLGGLFPDLAFYGIKPPRHVEHAIGEKDILSHQVYWVLYQFSFAASFTTTVPEPYELDWLSSQYPDTFDRFYRPLWDKARKIQENGGRFFFKGLPQLCQTCQIPMAFTEPGDPTTICQRHTVYNGERFDFCSDGCQWVFEREPEKYVQAWMPVHQIYQGNCGGPSVPEVLAWYGIQEGDNGEYLGSVEHTNWQRWHATAPVGS, encoded by the coding sequence ATGGCCAAGAAGCTTCCGCTCAAGCAGCGTTACGCGGCCCTCACCCGGGACGTGCACTGGGAACCGTCCTACGTCGACCCGGAGAAGGTCTTCCCGTACACCTCGTTCGAGGGCATCAAGATCCACGACTGGTCCAAGTGGGAGGACCCGTTTCGGCTGACCGTCGACGCCTACCACAAGTACCAGGCGGAGAAGGACAAGCGGCTGTACGCGGTCCTGGACGGCTTCGCGCAGAGCCAGGGACACCTGACGCTCTCCGACGCCCGGTACCTGAACGCGATGAAGCTGTTCATCCAGGGCGTGACGCCCCTGGAGTACGCCGCGCACCGCCACTTCGCGTTCCTGGCGCGCTACCTCAACGGCGCCGGCCCCAGGTTCGCCGCGCTGTGCCAGAGCATCGACGAGCTGCGGCACACCCAGACCGAGATCCACACCCTGTCCATCTACAACAAGTACTACCCCGGGTTCCACAACTGGAACAGGATGCACGACCGGGTGTGGTACCTGTCGGTGCCCAAGTCGTTCTTCGACGACGCGATCTCGGCCGGCCCGTTCGAGTTCCTCATCGCGATCTCGTTCAGCTTCGAGTACCTGCTGACGAACCTGCTGTTCGTGCCGTTCATGAGCGGCGCCAGCTTCAACGGCGACCTGCCGTCGATGACCTTCGGGTTCTCCGCGCAGAGCGACGAGAGCCGACACATGACGCTGGGCCTGGAGGCGATCAAGTTCCTGCTGGAGCAGGACGAGGGCAACGTCCCGATCATCCAGGACTGGATCGACAAGTGGTTCTGGCGCGGGTACCGGGTGGCCGCCCTGGTCGCGGCGATGACCGACTACATGCTGCCGAAGAAGTTCATGAGCTGGAAGGAGGCGTTCGAGCTCTACTTCGAGGAGCAGATGCTCGGCGGGCTCTTCCCCGACCTGGCGTTCTACGGGATCAAGCCGCCGCGTCACGTCGAGCACGCCATCGGTGAGAAGGACATCCTCTCCCACCAGGTCTACTGGGTGCTCTACCAGTTCTCCTTCGCCGCCTCGTTCACCACGACCGTGCCCGAGCCGTACGAGCTGGACTGGCTGTCCAGCCAGTACCCGGACACCTTCGACCGGTTCTACCGGCCGCTGTGGGACAAGGCGCGCAAGATCCAGGAGAACGGCGGGCGATTCTTCTTCAAGGGCCTGCCCCAGCTCTGCCAGACCTGCCAGATCCCGATGGCCTTCACCGAGCCCGGCGACCCGACCACGATCTGCCAGCGGCACACCGTGTACAACGGCGAGCGCTTCGACTTCTGCTCCGACGGCTGCCAGTGGGTCTTCGAGCGCGAGCCGGAGAAGTACGTGCAGGCCTGGATGCCGGTGCACCAGATCTACCAGGGCAACTGCGGCGGGCCGAGCGTGCCTGAGGTGCTGGCCTGGTACGGCATCCAGGAGGGCGACAACGGCGAGTACCTGGGCTCGGTGGAGCACACGAACTGGCAGCGCTGGCACGCCACCGCACCTGTGGGGAGCTGA
- a CDS encoding aromatic/alkene monooxygenase hydroxylase subunit beta, with protein sequence MRTSERRRPRTWSLLGDVKKKPSPYEAVTAKFHYHFRRDPAPFELDPQAPLNRWYLRYREGSPFQVDDWEGFRDPYKLTYKDYVLLQHEREVYLDLLIDQHEARDSVTALDPEWVATLRALFVPLRFPLHVLQMVSLYVGQMAPSSYITNAAYFQAADEMRRIQRIAYWTKVLANAHGEDLAATGTARGAWEDDPAWQPLRKVLEELLVAYDWGEAFAALNLAVKPAVDAALNWQFAELARQNGDEFLNLLFTEFQGDSRRSQEWSQALVHYAVARRPELRDLLVGWVGKWRAPAQEAVAALAPLFGDAPQPLAPKAMIDAVDDQHHAFLTGAGF encoded by the coding sequence ATGAGGACGAGCGAACGTCGCCGGCCCAGGACGTGGAGCCTGCTGGGCGACGTCAAGAAGAAGCCCAGCCCCTACGAGGCGGTCACGGCCAAGTTCCACTACCACTTCCGGCGGGACCCGGCTCCCTTCGAGCTGGACCCGCAAGCGCCGCTGAACCGGTGGTACCTGCGGTACCGGGAGGGCTCCCCGTTCCAGGTGGACGACTGGGAAGGCTTCCGGGACCCCTACAAGCTCACCTACAAGGACTACGTGCTGCTGCAGCACGAGCGCGAGGTCTACCTCGACCTGCTCATCGACCAGCACGAGGCGCGCGACAGCGTGACCGCGCTGGACCCGGAGTGGGTGGCGACGCTGCGGGCGTTGTTCGTGCCGTTGCGCTTCCCGCTGCACGTCCTGCAGATGGTCTCCCTGTACGTGGGGCAGATGGCGCCCTCCTCCTACATCACCAACGCCGCCTACTTCCAGGCGGCCGACGAGATGCGGCGCATCCAGCGGATCGCCTACTGGACCAAGGTGCTGGCGAACGCGCACGGGGAGGACCTCGCCGCGACCGGGACCGCGCGGGGAGCGTGGGAGGACGACCCCGCCTGGCAACCGCTGCGCAAGGTCCTCGAAGAGCTCCTGGTCGCCTACGACTGGGGCGAGGCGTTCGCCGCGCTGAACCTCGCCGTCAAGCCCGCGGTGGACGCGGCCCTGAACTGGCAGTTCGCCGAACTGGCCCGGCAGAACGGGGATGAGTTCCTCAACCTGTTGTTCACCGAGTTCCAGGGCGACAGCCGGCGCAGCCAGGAGTGGAGCCAGGCGCTGGTGCACTATGCCGTGGCACGCCGCCCAGAGCTGCGGGACCTGCTCGTCGGTTGGGTGGGCAAGTGGCGGGCCCCGGCCCAGGAGGCGGTCGCGGCGCTGGCCCCGCTGTTCGGCGACGCGCCCCAGCCCCTGGCTCCCAAGGCCATGATCGACGCGGTGGATGACCAGCACCATGCGTTCCTCACCGGTGCCGGTTTCTAG
- a CDS encoding catechol 2,3-dioxygenase, producing MGVMRLGYVHARVTDLAAARSHYGDTLGMRLVHEESDRLYYKAWDEYDHHSVVLESGGVGLVKLGYKCQSPDDIAEFENRIQRFGCITERMSKGENLAVGDGLRVVLPSDHVLELYADIEYVGTETGTLNPDPFPRHLVGVGVPRIDHALITCEEPEVLERFFAECLDFHASERVVTQLDGGELLGSWMFCTNTPHDIAFIKGPNGKLHHFAYYLTDWNEILRAGDIFAMDDVSVDVGPTRHGITRGQTIYFFDPAGNRNEVFAAGYITYPDFPTITWTADQLAKGIFYVSRELNDRFTTVLT from the coding sequence ATGGGTGTCATGCGACTGGGCTACGTACACGCCCGGGTCACCGACTTGGCGGCAGCGCGCTCGCACTACGGCGACACGCTGGGGATGCGGCTGGTCCACGAGGAGAGCGACCGGCTGTACTACAAGGCGTGGGACGAGTACGACCACCACTCGGTCGTCCTGGAGTCCGGCGGCGTCGGGCTGGTCAAGCTCGGCTACAAGTGCCAAAGCCCCGACGACATCGCGGAGTTCGAGAACCGCATCCAGCGGTTCGGCTGCATCACCGAGCGGATGAGCAAGGGTGAGAACCTGGCCGTCGGCGACGGCCTGCGCGTGGTGCTGCCCAGCGACCACGTCCTGGAGCTGTACGCGGACATCGAGTACGTCGGCACCGAGACCGGAACGCTCAACCCCGACCCGTTCCCGCGACACCTGGTGGGCGTGGGCGTGCCCCGGATCGACCACGCGCTCATCACGTGTGAGGAGCCGGAGGTGCTGGAGCGGTTCTTCGCCGAGTGCCTGGACTTCCACGCCTCCGAGCGGGTGGTGACCCAGCTGGACGGCGGTGAGCTGCTCGGCTCGTGGATGTTCTGCACCAACACCCCCCACGACATCGCCTTCATCAAGGGCCCGAACGGCAAGCTGCACCACTTCGCCTACTACCTGACCGACTGGAACGAGATCCTGCGGGCGGGCGACATCTTCGCGATGGACGACGTGTCGGTCGACGTGGGCCCGACCCGGCACGGCATCACCCGCGGCCAGACGATCTACTTCTTCGACCCGGCCGGCAACCGCAACGAGGTGTTCGCCGCCGGGTACATCACCTACCCCGACTTCCCGACCATCACCTGGACCGCCGACCAGCTCGCCAAGGGCATCTTCTACGTGTCCCGCGAGCTCAACGACCGGTTCACCACGGTCCTGACCTGA
- a CDS encoding aromatic/alkene/methane monooxygenase hydroxylase/oxygenase subunit alpha: protein MPRLARSEWYDLTRDMNWKLSYVTEEEAWPEDLSNSYGVPAERWWTWDEPYKITYSEYVHNQVNKDTGVYSVNSVVGRSKLFEQLDPGWKAAILAHYGAIAIPEYLASIAEARMGRFGRAAAWRNMATFGTLDETRHGQIQTYFPYGLLAKEPRADWAHKALHTNEWGAIAARHLFDDMFTANDAVSTAIQLTSTFETGFTNLQFLGMAADAMEVGDLEFSALISSIQTDEARHAQQGEPTIKVLVENGRADVAQKLVDHMFWRSWHVFALLTGLSMDYYTPLEHRSHSFKEFMNEWIIKQFMDQFRDFGLEKPWYWEEHFLPELDWYHHALHLGVWYWRPTVWWNPDGGVSAEERDWLEEKYPGWNDTFGKHWDVISDNVRRGKPELTLPETFPMVCNMCQIPVVTPAGYNAGHLASPAPFLLDYQGRRYSFCSEPCRWIFEQNPARFQGHLSIVDQFLAGKIQPPTMEGALAYMGLSPEEMGQDAVNYAWAFTTRPAAAVAS from the coding sequence GTGCCTCGTCTTGCGCGTTCCGAGTGGTACGACCTGACTCGGGACATGAACTGGAAGCTCTCCTACGTCACCGAAGAGGAGGCGTGGCCCGAGGACCTGTCCAACAGCTACGGCGTTCCGGCTGAGCGCTGGTGGACCTGGGACGAGCCGTACAAGATCACCTACTCCGAGTACGTGCACAACCAGGTGAACAAGGACACCGGCGTCTACTCGGTGAACTCGGTGGTCGGCCGGTCCAAGCTGTTCGAGCAGCTCGACCCGGGCTGGAAGGCGGCGATCCTCGCCCACTACGGCGCCATCGCCATTCCCGAGTACCTGGCCTCCATCGCCGAGGCGCGCATGGGCCGGTTCGGCCGGGCGGCCGCGTGGCGGAACATGGCCACCTTCGGCACCCTGGACGAGACCCGGCACGGGCAGATCCAGACCTACTTCCCCTACGGCCTGCTGGCCAAGGAGCCCCGCGCGGACTGGGCGCACAAGGCGCTGCACACCAACGAGTGGGGCGCGATCGCCGCGCGGCACCTGTTCGACGACATGTTCACCGCCAACGACGCGGTGTCCACGGCCATCCAGCTCACCTCCACCTTCGAGACGGGCTTCACCAACCTGCAGTTCCTCGGCATGGCCGCGGACGCCATGGAGGTGGGCGACCTGGAGTTCAGCGCGCTGATCTCCTCGATCCAGACCGACGAGGCCCGGCATGCCCAGCAGGGCGAGCCGACGATCAAGGTGCTCGTCGAGAACGGCAGGGCCGACGTGGCCCAGAAGCTCGTGGACCACATGTTCTGGCGGTCCTGGCACGTCTTCGCCCTGCTGACCGGGCTGTCGATGGACTACTACACGCCGCTGGAGCACCGGTCGCACTCGTTCAAGGAGTTCATGAACGAGTGGATCATCAAGCAGTTCATGGACCAGTTCCGCGACTTCGGCCTGGAGAAGCCGTGGTACTGGGAGGAGCACTTCCTGCCTGAGCTGGACTGGTACCACCACGCGCTGCACCTGGGCGTGTGGTACTGGCGGCCCACCGTGTGGTGGAACCCCGACGGCGGGGTGTCCGCGGAGGAGCGGGACTGGCTGGAGGAGAAGTACCCGGGCTGGAACGACACGTTCGGCAAGCACTGGGACGTGATCTCGGACAACGTCCGGCGCGGCAAGCCGGAGCTGACCCTGCCGGAGACCTTCCCGATGGTCTGCAACATGTGCCAGATCCCGGTGGTGACCCCGGCCGGCTACAACGCCGGGCACCTGGCCAGCCCGGCTCCGTTCCTGCTGGACTACCAGGGCCGGCGCTACTCCTTCTGCTCCGAGCCGTGCCGGTGGATCTTCGAGCAGAACCCGGCCCGGTTCCAGGGCCACCTGAGCATCGTGGACCAGTTCCTGGCCGGCAAGATCCAGCCGCCGACCATGGAGGGCGCGCTCGCCTACATGGGCCTGTCCCCGGAGGAGATGGGGCAGGACGCCGTGAACTACGCCTGGGCTTTCACGACCCGGCCCGCAGCGGCGGTGGCGTCGTAA
- a CDS encoding ferritin family protein, whose amino-acid sequence MQYELRTQVIEPLRATFDSLVERYGGRPASRYEEATIDVQPRENFHYRPLWDPAHELYDEDFSALKLADPYSFTDPRQFYYAPYVTARAQMFDAFGRTLDYIEERGLFERMPAAWRTLTAAVVLPMRHYEGGAQLVSVAGARFAYGATIEQCLSLAAFDRIGNAQLLSRVGLALGGSESLGEAKRAWLEAEDLQPLRRYAEELLVEQDWAVAAFALDLADRLIYPLLYRHLDEQALAGGAGAVSLVAQHLAGWFADQRRWVDALLAAWVADPEHGEANAAVLSDAARTWLPRACDAVRGLGRAADAAVDTGAERAVDEFAARLREQLAAAGIRATEEESA is encoded by the coding sequence GTGCAGTACGAACTCCGGACGCAGGTCATCGAGCCGCTCCGGGCTACCTTCGACAGCCTCGTCGAGCGCTACGGCGGCCGGCCCGCCTCGCGCTACGAGGAGGCCACGATCGACGTCCAGCCCCGGGAGAACTTCCACTACCGGCCGCTGTGGGACCCGGCGCACGAGCTGTACGACGAGGACTTCTCCGCGCTCAAGCTCGCCGACCCCTACAGCTTCACCGACCCCCGCCAGTTCTACTACGCCCCGTACGTCACCGCTCGGGCGCAGATGTTCGACGCGTTCGGCCGGACGCTGGACTACATCGAGGAGCGCGGCCTGTTCGAGCGGATGCCCGCCGCCTGGCGGACCCTGACGGCGGCCGTCGTGCTGCCGATGCGGCACTACGAGGGCGGGGCGCAGCTGGTGTCGGTGGCCGGGGCCCGGTTCGCCTACGGCGCCACCATCGAGCAGTGCCTGTCACTCGCGGCGTTCGACCGCATCGGCAACGCCCAGCTCCTCAGCCGGGTGGGGCTGGCCCTGGGCGGGTCCGAATCGCTCGGGGAGGCGAAGCGGGCGTGGCTGGAGGCCGAAGACCTGCAGCCGTTGCGCCGCTACGCCGAGGAACTGCTGGTGGAACAGGACTGGGCGGTGGCCGCGTTCGCGCTCGACCTGGCCGACCGGCTCATCTACCCGCTGCTGTACCGGCACCTGGACGAGCAGGCGTTGGCCGGCGGCGCGGGCGCGGTGAGCCTGGTGGCGCAACACCTCGCCGGCTGGTTCGCCGACCAGCGCCGGTGGGTGGACGCCTTGCTCGCGGCCTGGGTCGCCGACCCCGAGCACGGTGAGGCCAATGCCGCGGTGCTGTCGGACGCGGCGCGCACCTGGCTGCCGCGGGCGTGCGACGCGGTCCGCGGTCTGGGCCGGGCGGCGGACGCCGCCGTCGACACCGGGGCTGAGCGCGCCGTGGACGAGTTCGCCGCCCGGCTTCGCGAACAGCTCGCGGCAGCGGGCATCCGGGCCACGGAGGAGGAGAGCGCATGA
- a CDS encoding 2Fe-2S iron-sulfur cluster-binding protein yields the protein MTVATVTVEGVTVELQPGETILAGLHRAGYAYRIGCRRGGCGVCKAEVTTGTVSHVGPVAEAALPAAEQARGVCLTCRAVPATDVVIRLRDDARFRCVAPLLAGLAGAHANHRSQERNRRSQEQGGEN from the coding sequence GTGACGGTGGCGACGGTGACCGTCGAGGGCGTCACGGTGGAGCTCCAGCCCGGGGAGACCATCCTCGCGGGCCTGCACCGCGCCGGGTACGCCTACCGGATCGGCTGCCGCCGGGGCGGCTGCGGGGTGTGCAAGGCGGAGGTGACCACCGGCACGGTCTCCCACGTCGGGCCGGTGGCCGAGGCGGCGCTGCCGGCCGCCGAACAGGCCCGGGGCGTCTGCCTCACCTGCCGGGCCGTGCCAGCCACCGACGTCGTCATCCGACTGCGCGACGACGCACGGTTCCGCTGCGTCGCGCCTCTTCTCGCCGGCCTCGCCGGCGCTCACGCGAACCACCGCTCCCAGGAGCGGAACCGCCGCTCCCAGGAGCAGGGAGGAGAGAACTGA
- a CDS encoding Rieske 2Fe-2S domain-containing protein, whose product MSTEIRWFDAVEVDDLWEGDILDVEVGGEQVLLVHLSGGELKAFQGVCPHQEILLADGKWDEDSGVLVCGGHNWEFDLRTGTGINPAGCRLYEYPVRVTENVIQIGIPQDGRSHYNRFSL is encoded by the coding sequence ATGAGCACCGAGATCCGCTGGTTCGACGCCGTCGAGGTGGACGACCTGTGGGAGGGCGACATCCTCGACGTCGAGGTGGGCGGCGAGCAGGTGCTGCTCGTCCACCTCTCCGGGGGCGAGCTCAAGGCGTTCCAGGGGGTGTGCCCCCACCAGGAGATCCTGCTGGCCGACGGGAAATGGGACGAGGACTCCGGGGTGCTCGTGTGCGGCGGGCACAACTGGGAGTTCGACCTGAGAACCGGCACCGGCATCAACCCGGCGGGGTGCCGGCTGTACGAGTACCCCGTCCGGGTCACCGAGAACGTGATCCAGATCGGGATTCCGCAGGACGGCCGGTCCCACTACAACCGCTTCTCGCTGTGA
- a CDS encoding 2Fe-2S iron-sulfur cluster binding domain-containing protein, translating into MTSTMRSSPVPVSSATTARTYRVAVATTGESFEVREGEPILAAARRAGIWLPFECGWGSCGTCKVTLLDGEVDLLFPDAPAVQTRDARRRRTITCQATARSDLTIKPLWASDRPREELPTADHRAELVEVEELGPGIRRFGFRLDAPATYRPGQYAILQLGPGLRRCYSMANLPGSSLVEFIAKRYPGRPGSEGLFACEPGRRLALELPYGDMWLRPGTRPVVLIAGGTGISPILALARQLAATGDPRPVHLCYGANTRAELVCWEELTALAASLPDATLHGALVRPEPGWTHTTGFVTEALEPHLGRLVDSDFYLAGPPLMADAVLALLRAHGVQLDRIHFDRFG; encoded by the coding sequence ATGACCAGCACCATGCGTTCCTCACCGGTGCCGGTTTCTAGCGCGACCACGGCGCGGACCTACCGCGTCGCCGTGGCCACCACGGGCGAGAGCTTCGAGGTCCGCGAAGGTGAGCCGATCCTCGCCGCCGCCAGGCGCGCGGGGATCTGGCTCCCCTTCGAATGCGGATGGGGAAGCTGCGGCACCTGCAAGGTGACCCTGCTCGACGGCGAGGTGGACCTGTTGTTTCCCGACGCGCCGGCGGTCCAGACCCGCGACGCGCGGCGCCGCCGGACCATCACCTGCCAGGCAACCGCCCGATCGGACCTGACGATCAAGCCCCTGTGGGCCAGCGACCGGCCGCGCGAGGAGCTGCCCACCGCCGACCATCGGGCCGAGCTGGTCGAGGTGGAGGAACTGGGTCCCGGCATCCGCCGCTTCGGGTTTCGGCTGGACGCGCCGGCCACCTACCGGCCCGGCCAGTACGCCATCCTGCAGCTGGGTCCGGGCCTGCGCCGCTGCTACTCGATGGCCAACCTGCCCGGCTCGTCTCTGGTCGAGTTCATCGCCAAGCGCTATCCCGGGCGGCCCGGCAGCGAGGGGTTGTTCGCCTGCGAACCCGGCCGGCGGCTGGCCCTGGAGCTGCCCTACGGCGACATGTGGCTGCGCCCCGGCACCCGCCCGGTCGTGCTGATCGCCGGAGGGACCGGGATCTCACCGATCCTGGCGCTGGCCCGCCAGCTCGCCGCCACCGGCGACCCCCGGCCCGTCCACCTCTGCTACGGTGCCAACACCCGGGCGGAACTGGTCTGCTGGGAGGAGCTGACCGCGCTCGCGGCATCCCTGCCCGACGCCACCCTGCACGGGGCGCTGGTGCGGCCGGAGCCGGGATGGACCCATACCACGGGCTTCGTCACCGAGGCCCTCGAACCCCACCTGGGCCGGCTGGTCGACAGCGATTTCTACCTCGCCGGTCCGCCCCTCATGGCCGACGCGGTGCTCGCCCTGCTCCGCGCCCACGGCGTCCAGCTCGACCGAATCCACTTCGACCGATTCGGCTGA
- a CDS encoding toluene-4-monooxygenase system B family protein, producing the protein MAPFPVQGVVEGDFVVLLVAVDDEDPMSVVAEKIAYHAVNRRVAAREGSPRVRHNGKELAPDETVVTAGVAPLDVLEVSYA; encoded by the coding sequence ATGGCTCCGTTCCCTGTCCAAGGCGTGGTCGAGGGTGACTTCGTGGTCCTCCTTGTCGCCGTGGACGACGAGGACCCGATGAGCGTGGTGGCGGAGAAGATCGCCTACCACGCGGTGAACCGGCGCGTGGCCGCGCGGGAGGGCTCCCCGCGGGTGCGCCACAACGGCAAGGAGCTGGCCCCGGACGAGACCGTGGTGACCGCCGGGGTGGCCCCGCTGGACGTCCTGGAAGTCAGTTACGCATGA
- a CDS encoding MmoB/DmpM family protein encodes MTEPHVKMVGPVVRGVNADLADALITAIEADNPGAEVVVEDRGGYIRISVPQRCRVTRASLEEALGHSFQLSQLEPALSAFSGRLKLTDDEAIWYLERQD; translated from the coding sequence ATGACCGAGCCCCACGTGAAGATGGTCGGCCCGGTGGTGCGCGGGGTGAACGCCGACCTGGCGGACGCCCTGATCACCGCCATCGAGGCCGACAACCCCGGCGCCGAGGTGGTCGTCGAGGACCGGGGCGGCTACATCCGGATCAGCGTCCCGCAACGCTGCCGGGTCACCCGGGCGAGCCTGGAGGAGGCCCTCGGGCACAGTTTCCAACTTTCCCAGCTGGAGCCGGCCCTGTCTGCCTTCTCGGGGCGGCTGAAGCTCACCGACGACGAGGCCATCTGGTACCTGGAAAGGCAGGACTGA
- a CDS encoding phenol hydroxylase subunit P4 — protein MPVRAITDTYVFPSSSRQELYGDDQLVHVLWRGNMTLCAAACFRAPKAMTWSAFLTEMVEPWAGSDPDYVPGSARDWVLDGRPFTPEPDRTLAELGVGHKSLIEFWV, from the coding sequence ATGCCCGTACGCGCGATCACCGACACCTACGTCTTCCCGTCCAGCTCCCGCCAGGAGCTGTACGGCGACGACCAGCTCGTCCACGTGCTGTGGCGGGGCAACATGACGCTCTGCGCGGCGGCCTGCTTCCGGGCGCCGAAGGCCATGACGTGGTCGGCCTTCCTCACCGAGATGGTCGAGCCCTGGGCTGGTTCCGACCCTGACTACGTCCCCGGGTCGGCCCGCGACTGGGTGCTCGACGGCCGGCCGTTCACCCCCGAGCCCGACCGGACCCTCGCCGAGCTGGGGGTCGGCCACAAGAGCCTGATCGAGTTCTGGGTGTGA